TGGACTTGTCACGACGGTGCAAACTCATATATGCGTCAATGGTCATTCCCTTGCTGGCGCATACCCATTTTAAGGCTTCAGCCAAATAATCCTGTCGTTTCACATCCCCTTTTACGTAGTGGCTCCATTTTTGAACTTCTGCATTTTGCGAATTACTGAACACACGCTTTGCAGCCGTGACGAACTCGCCCGAATAGATGGCATTGCGCAGTTCCTGCTCGTTAAGCGGTATTCCTACAATGTTAATGGTTTTGAACCATTCCTTTATTTCTCTTTCTTCACCCTCGCATTCGTAGATGAGCAATGAAGATTGCATTATCTTTTGTTGTTCTTCAACGGGAAGACCGCTGAAGTATTCTTCACGACCTCCATAAATTATGGCAAACTTCCCTGTGACGAACCGACCGAAAGACGTAATACGTTGTTGACCATCAAGAACTTCAAAACGACCATCATTTGTGCGATTGAAATATATAAGTCCTATTGGATAACCTTTCAGTAATGATTCGATGACTGCCACATCCCGTTTGCCGTCATTGTAGATATAATGACGTTGATACTCTGGCTGAATAGTAAGTCGCCCATCAAGTCCGAATAGTCCCTTACCTTCCAATTCATTGTATGTAAAACCTTTGCAGACATCTGCAACTGTCCATTCTGTATGTAATGTTGTCTTCATATATTTTTTTGTTTTTAAGTTGAAATCTTAGGGATAACAAAGACATGGTTTGGTAGTGCTTCTAAAATTTATCCCGAACAAATCCAAGTTGACCGTCAAGGGAAAAAATCCAAAGTAACAAAACTCAATGATGGGGCTGTATTGCATCATCCACAAATCCCTCAGAATGAGACTTATTATATAGTTGATGGAAAGTATTACACTCAAGTATATGCAAGAGTCCTTATCAGGCATATCGGATTATAATTTGCGAATGAGTAATCGAGCATATGTTGAAGTTAAGGAGCCATTATACCTGATAGCACCTCTCCGATTCAAATCTGTCCAATTAGGAGTATCAGAGATGACATATTCTTTGGTTTTTAACCCCCATTCATTTCCTCTATCAGTTATCCCTAAGATTTCAAATTGCTCCGGACAATACTTATCCAAGAAGGAAATAGGAACCCCCATAACGCCATCATAATCTGAGGGAATAGCATCTGTAAAAGGAACTTCTATGGCATCGTAATTATCATAATGGTCATAAGAGACTTTCCCTTTTATCTCTTTGTGTCTTGAAAAACGAAGATTGTCTGCCATGGTCATCAAAGGAAGTGGTTCATGACGCCGCCCATGGTCTATGTTAGTAAACCACCGTACACCTTTTACCCTAATAAACTTTCTCCCATTCTCATCAATTCTCCATCCTGCCGCATTCAAAGGATACTCATCGGGAACTTCAAATTCCCTATCTCCACTATGAATAGAATATCCCATCCACATTTTATTTTCTTTAATTAAAGGGAATGTTTCTTTGTATGTTACAGCATTCATATTTCCGATAATAATGAACTTTTTATTAGCTGAAACAATCCAAGCTAAAAATTCTCGAAAGAGAGAAAATGGAGGATTAGTAATAATAATATCTGCTTCATCACGTAATTCTGAAACTTCTTTGCTTCTAAAATCACCATCTCCATTAAGATATTCCCAATGCAGATCATCAATGTTTATTCTTCCATCACCAGATAAATCTTTATCAAGAATGAATATCTTTCCTTTTGTTTGGGCCTTTGACGGGTCAAATTGTGGAGCATCTATTTCAAACAAAGTGGGTTCAGACAATAGCCTCATTTTCTTTGCATCTGGTGCATAGCTTGTAGAAATCAACTTTTTCAATCCAAGTTCATCGAACTTGGCGGCGAAATAACGGGTAAAGTTACTCCATTCAGGGTCATCGCAAGGTAATAAAACTGTCTTGCCCCTGAACACGTTTGGGTCATATTCAAGGTATGCATTCATTTCCACCTCAATGTCGTGGAATTGAGTATAGAATTCATCGTTTTTAGCTGCCTTCGCTTCCTTCAAATTACTATTTGCCATCGTTTCTTCTTTTTGTTGTTTACTAAGCTATCAACTAATTTTATTAGGTATTAACAAGTCTCTGACATCAACATTCAGAATGTCTGCAATTTGATATAAAACGGGAATGGGAGGCTGCACCTTGTTCGTAGCATACAGATTGACCATATTGAAAGTCTTTCCAAGTCTGTTTGCCAATTCCGTTTGGCTAATTCTTTTAGCCTCCAACACCTCTTTTATTCGGTTCATATTCACATTCTTTTGTCTGATGGGTACAAAAGTATAAAATTTAATTTGGTAAATGCGCATTTTTCAAAGGAAAGTATTACCTTTACATCACGTAACCCGTTTAAGCGAAAAACAATCGCAAATATATTATATTAGATAGTTGCACTAATTAGAGGGTTTTTGAGGTAGTATAAAATATTTTGACTTTGATTATGGAACAGAGTTTTGCGTTACCTTCGGAGCTGACCAAGACCGAGCGTTACGGGGAGTTTCTTCGGCAGTTCGAGGTGCTGGTCGAGGGTATTGACGACGAGATAAGTGTCATGGCCAATGCCTCGGCGGCGTTGCGAGAGGCTTTCGGCTTTTTCTGGGTCGGCTTCTATCGGGTCAAGGGCAATGAACTTGTGCTGGGCCCGTTCCAGGGCAGCGTGGCCTGCTATCGCATAAAGCACGGCCGCGGCGTGTGCGGCACGGCCTGGGCGCAGGGGCAGACGGTTGTCGTGCCCGATGTCGAGCAGTTCCCGGGACACATAGCGTGCAGTTCGCTGTCGCGTTCCGAGATTGTCGTCCCGATTTTCTCGGCCGGCGAGAACCCCGAGGTGCGCAGTGTGCTCGACATCGACAGCGAGCATTATGCCACCTTCGACGATACCGACCGCTGTTACCTCGAACAGTTGGCCGCCATTCTTTCCCGCACGCTCTATTAGAGTCTCTGTTGAATAAAAGAACAGGCGGCACTCTCGGTGCCGCCTGTTCTTTTATAGTTGCCCTTTGCCGGGGATAGGCGATACCCCTTCCTGTTCCCGGGTAGGGTGAACTGTTATTTGTCTTTGTCGAACAATTTGTCTTTTTGACTGGCCGTGGAGGGTACGCCTACATAGCCGCCCAGGTTGCAATTCTTGATGCTGATGCTTTCGGTGTTGGAGAAACTCAGCCCGATGCCGGCTTTGTCGACATTCACGTTTTCGAAATATACGTTGCGTATGGGCTTGGCCGTGGTGCCTTGCAGCACCAGTGCGGCGGCCGACGCCGCTTTGCAGCGCAAATCTTTTACATAGATGTCGGACACTTCAGTGAAGTGGTTGTTGTCCATGCCTTCCCCGCCATACATCGAGGTTACATAGAAGAGGTCTTCCACTTCGCCGAAGGTGCAGTTGTTGACATAGATGTTGCGCAGGAATCCACCGCGGTCGGGGTTGGTCTTCATGTAGATGCCCCGTTTGCAATAGCCTCCGTAGGTGCAATCTTCGATAAAGACGTTTTGCACGCCCGACGACATTTCGCTGCCGAGCACCACGCCGTGCAGACCTTTGAATTTGCAGTTGCGAATGATGATGTTTTCCGAAGGCCGGTTGGTCTTCCAGCCGTCGTTGTCGCGTCCGCATTTGATGGCGACGTTGTCGTCGCCGTTGTTGAACTCGATATTTTCGATGAGCAGGTTGCGGCTGTATTCGGGGTCGATGCCGTCATTGTTTACCAACTTGGCATCGTAGCGGATACCCCGGCAGATGATGTTTTCCGATTTCAGCAGGTGAATGCACCAGAATGGGGCGTTGGTGATGAACACCCCTTCGATGGTGATGTTCTTGCAGTCGAAGAACTGTATCAGTTGCGGACGCAAATAGAAACCCTCGCCGAAGTTCCGTTCCTCGACAGGTGTCTCGTTGTGATTCACGTCGCGGGTCAGCTGCTGTCCTTCCCTTTGCTTGTTCTTCCAGGTCGAGAAGGTCGTTGCCGCGTTGCCGTCTATCGTTCCTTTCCCTACGATGGAGACATTTTCGAGTTGGTATCCGTAGATGAAAGGGCTGTAATTTTGCAAGAAAGTCCCTTCCCAGCTTGTTTTTACCACGGGGAGGTAGTAACGGGGCTCGGGCGAGAATTTCAACGTGGCGCCCTCTTGCAGTTCGAGGCACACGTTGCTCACAAAATGTATGGGCCCGTTGAGCAGGTATTCCCCGGCCGGTACGACGATGCGGGCTCCGCCTTGCCGGGCGGCGCGTTTCATGGCTTTGTCAAAGGCCGGCTTGCAATCTTTCTTGCCATCGCCTTTGGCGCCAAAGGCCGTGATGCTTAATGTCTTTTGTGGCATTGTGGCGCCGGTGATTTGAGCCAAGATGGCATCGCGTTTGGCGATTCGTTCGGCATCGTTCGATGCCAGCCCCGTGAGGGGGGCAAGCAGTAGCACGGCG
The nucleotide sequence above comes from Candidatus Caccoplasma merdavium. Encoded proteins:
- a CDS encoding DUF262 domain-containing protein; translated protein: MKTTLHTEWTVADVCKGFTYNELEGKGLFGLDGRLTIQPEYQRHYIYNDGKRDVAVIESLLKGYPIGLIYFNRTNDGRFEVLDGQQRITSFGRFVTGKFAIIYGGREEYFSGLPVEEQQKIMQSSLLIYECEGEEREIKEWFKTINIVGIPLNEQELRNAIYSGEFVTAAKRVFSNSQNAEVQKWSHYVKGDVKRQDYLAEALKWVCASKGMTIDAYMSLHRRDKSINELENYFRSVLDWVSTTFTMTERDMCGLEWGRLYETYHNTPYSPDHVTERILALQADESIKCPRNIYEYVLGGEQEKSLLQIRLFEESTKKVAYTRQTEAAKEKGISNCPLCAIGDNANKTRIYKLNEMDADHVTAWSKGGATSIENCEMLCKTHNRSKGNK
- a CDS encoding adenine-specific methyltransferase EcoRI family protein codes for the protein MANSNLKEAKAAKNDEFYTQFHDIEVEMNAYLEYDPNVFRGKTVLLPCDDPEWSNFTRYFAAKFDELGLKKLISTSYAPDAKKMRLLSEPTLFEIDAPQFDPSKAQTKGKIFILDKDLSGDGRINIDDLHWEYLNGDGDFRSKEVSELRDEADIIITNPPFSLFREFLAWIVSANKKFIIIGNMNAVTYKETFPLIKENKMWMGYSIHSGDREFEVPDEYPLNAAGWRIDENGRKFIRVKGVRWFTNIDHGRRHEPLPLMTMADNLRFSRHKEIKGKVSYDHYDNYDAIEVPFTDAIPSDYDGVMGVPISFLDKYCPEQFEILGITDRGNEWGLKTKEYVISDTPNWTDLNRRGAIRYNGSLTSTYARLLIRKL
- a CDS encoding helix-turn-helix transcriptional regulator translates to MNRIKEVLEAKRISQTELANRLGKTFNMVNLYATNKVQPPIPVLYQIADILNVDVRDLLIPNKIS
- a CDS encoding GAF domain-containing protein, translated to MEQSFALPSELTKTERYGEFLRQFEVLVEGIDDEISVMANASAALREAFGFFWVGFYRVKGNELVLGPFQGSVACYRIKHGRGVCGTAWAQGQTVVVPDVEQFPGHIACSSLSRSEIVVPIFSAGENPEVRSVLDIDSEHYATFDDTDRCYLEQLAAILSRTLY
- a CDS encoding glycoside hydrolase family 28 protein, with protein sequence MTHLNCLLVAAVLLLAPLTGLASNDAERIAKRDAILAQITGATMPQKTLSITAFGAKGDGKKDCKPAFDKAMKRAARQGGARIVVPAGEYLLNGPIHFVSNVCLELQEGATLKFSPEPRYYLPVVKTSWEGTFLQNYSPFIYGYQLENVSIVGKGTIDGNAATTFSTWKNKQREGQQLTRDVNHNETPVEERNFGEGFYLRPQLIQFFDCKNITIEGVFITNAPFWCIHLLKSENIICRGIRYDAKLVNNDGIDPEYSRNLLIENIEFNNGDDNVAIKCGRDNDGWKTNRPSENIIIRNCKFKGLHGVVLGSEMSSGVQNVFIEDCTYGGYCKRGIYMKTNPDRGGFLRNIYVNNCTFGEVEDLFYVTSMYGGEGMDNNHFTEVSDIYVKDLRCKAASAAALVLQGTTAKPIRNVYFENVNVDKAGIGLSFSNTESISIKNCNLGGYVGVPSTASQKDKLFDKDK